A genome region from Pseudomonas pergaminensis includes the following:
- a CDS encoding thioesterase II family protein: MSTPTRLRLFCLPYSGASAMVYARWRRALPEWLQVCPLELPGRGMRMEEPLQRDIKALATQLAEEISRDLNGPYALFGHSLGGLLAFELAHALSARGVPAPLALFASGTAGPARRDVSEYAIEKTDEQLITRLRELQGTAEEALANPELMQLMLPILRADFLLCGSFTYGERTPLDMPIHVFGGKQDSVRADQLLDWQLDAASGFSLDMFDGHHFFLIQHESAVLRCVRRYADEHLARWRNGAARQLAAG; encoded by the coding sequence ATGAGTACGCCGACTCGACTGCGCCTGTTCTGCCTGCCCTATTCGGGCGCCAGCGCCATGGTTTACGCGCGCTGGCGCCGGGCCTTGCCTGAATGGTTGCAGGTGTGTCCGCTGGAATTGCCCGGTCGTGGCATGCGCATGGAAGAGCCGCTGCAGCGCGATATCAAGGCCTTGGCCACGCAACTCGCGGAGGAAATCAGCCGCGACTTGAACGGTCCCTACGCCCTGTTCGGCCACAGCCTTGGCGGCCTGCTCGCCTTTGAGCTGGCGCACGCCTTGAGCGCTCGCGGCGTACCCGCGCCGCTGGCGTTGTTCGCCTCCGGCACGGCCGGGCCGGCGCGTCGTGACGTCAGCGAGTACGCCATCGAAAAGACCGACGAACAACTCATCACCCGCCTGCGCGAACTGCAAGGCACCGCTGAAGAAGCCCTGGCCAACCCCGAGTTGATGCAGTTGATGCTGCCGATCCTGCGTGCCGATTTCCTGCTGTGCGGCAGCTTCACCTATGGCGAGCGCACGCCGTTGGACATGCCGATCCACGTGTTCGGCGGCAAACAGGACAGCGTGCGCGCCGACCAGTTGCTCGACTGGCAACTCGACGCCGCCAGTGGCTTTTCCCTGGACATGTTCGACGGTCACCACTTCTTCCTCATCCAGCACGAAAGCGCCGTGCTGCGTTGCGTGCGGCGCTATGCCGACGAACACCTGGCCCGCTGGCGCAATGGCGCGGCGCGGCAACTGGCCGCTGGCTAA